Proteins from one Oscillatoria nigro-viridis PCC 7112 genomic window:
- a CDS encoding biliverdin-producing heme oxygenase, translated as MTNLSTRLREGTIQSHTTAENTAFMKCFIKGIVEREPLRKLFADLYFVYSALETALQNHVSHPIIGTLYFPELNRTENLACDLAFYYGEDWLEEITASPAGCVYRDRIQTLSKTDPVLLIAHAYTRYMGDLSGGQSLKNVIRSALSLPPDRGTNFYEFSQISTPEARRVFKERYRQTLDEFPVDADTIERIVAEANTAFALNRDVMHELEADVKAAIGDHTFDLLTRQDRPGSTERHSHAAQRESVAK; from the coding sequence ATGACTAATCTATCGACACGCCTCCGAGAAGGCACGATCCAATCCCACACCACAGCCGAAAATACGGCATTTATGAAATGCTTTATCAAAGGCATTGTGGAACGGGAACCTTTGCGTAAACTATTTGCCGATTTGTACTTTGTTTACAGCGCCCTAGAAACGGCTTTGCAGAACCATGTCAGCCACCCGATTATCGGGACTCTCTATTTCCCTGAGTTAAATCGCACTGAGAATCTGGCTTGCGATCTAGCTTTTTATTACGGTGAAGATTGGCTGGAGGAAATTACGGCTTCGCCAGCGGGTTGTGTGTATCGCGATCGCATTCAAACCCTCTCAAAAACCGATCCAGTCCTGCTGATTGCCCATGCCTACACCCGCTACATGGGTGATTTATCCGGCGGACAAAGCTTGAAAAACGTGATTCGATCGGCGTTGTCTCTGCCGCCGGATCGGGGAACAAATTTCTATGAATTTTCCCAAATCTCGACACCAGAAGCAAGGCGAGTATTTAAGGAACGCTATCGCCAAACCCTGGATGAGTTTCCGGTGGATGCTGACACGATCGAGCGAATTGTCGCAGAAGCAAATACGGCATTTGCCCTCAACCGGGATGTGATGCACGAACTCGAAGCCGATGTCAAAGCGGCGATTGGAGACCATACCTTTGATTTGCTGACTCGGCAAGATCGCCCCGGCAGTACAGAACGCCACTCTCATGCTGCCCAGCGAGAATCTGTCGCGAAATAG
- the acsF gene encoding magnesium-protoporphyrin IX monomethyl ester (oxidative) cyclase, whose translation MVSSISKSESAGLPSGIKAPVQETLLTPRFYTTNFDAVAEMDLSGQQAELEAVVAELRADYNRHHFVRNQEFEQCWDNIDGETRKAFIDFLERSCTSEFSGFLLFKELSRKLKNRQPLLSEAFNLLARDEARHAGFLNKAMADFGLSLDLGYLTKNRTYTFFPPEWVIYTVYLSEKIGYWRYILVYRHLQQHPEHQIYPLFRYFENWCQDENRHGDFFKALLRSQPQLWNNWKARLWARFFLLTVFATHTMTVLERSTFYDSIGIDPQEYNKQVIDRTNETAKRAFPSILDTHHPEFFPRLERCAIANQKLAEISSNQRPAAIQFCQKLPLIAAIFWQLLRLYLLPSINAESSRTAIN comes from the coding sequence TCAGTTCAATTAGTAAATCGGAGTCTGCTGGTCTGCCATCCGGCATTAAAGCACCCGTTCAAGAAACCCTGTTAACACCCCGCTTTTACACCACCAATTTTGATGCCGTTGCCGAAATGGATCTGTCCGGTCAACAAGCAGAATTAGAAGCAGTTGTAGCAGAATTGCGCGCGGACTATAACCGGCACCATTTTGTCCGCAATCAAGAGTTTGAGCAATGCTGGGACAACATTGATGGCGAAACGCGAAAGGCATTTATTGACTTTCTAGAGCGCTCCTGTACCTCAGAATTTTCGGGTTTTCTGTTGTTCAAAGAACTCTCCCGCAAACTCAAGAATCGCCAACCGTTGTTATCGGAAGCCTTTAACCTACTGGCACGGGATGAAGCGCGCCATGCAGGTTTCTTGAATAAAGCAATGGCAGATTTTGGGTTGTCTCTGGATCTGGGCTATTTAACAAAAAATCGTACCTACACATTCTTCCCTCCCGAATGGGTAATTTATACTGTTTATCTGTCGGAAAAAATTGGCTACTGGCGCTATATTTTGGTGTATCGCCATCTCCAACAACATCCCGAACATCAAATTTATCCCCTGTTTCGCTACTTCGAGAATTGGTGCCAAGACGAAAATCGGCATGGGGATTTCTTCAAGGCATTGTTGCGATCGCAGCCTCAGCTTTGGAATAACTGGAAGGCAAGACTCTGGGCGCGCTTTTTCCTGCTGACGGTGTTTGCCACCCACACTATGACGGTGTTGGAACGCTCCACATTTTATGACTCGATCGGCATCGACCCCCAGGAATATAACAAGCAGGTGATCGATCGCACCAATGAAACGGCAAAACGGGCGTTTCCCAGTATTTTAGATACTCACCATCCAGAATTCTTTCCCCGTTTGGAGCGATGCGCGATCGCCAATCAGAAGCTAGCAGAAATCTCAAGTAACCAGCGCCCTGCCGCCATCCAATTTTGCCAAAAATTACCCTTGATTGCTGCGATTTTCTGGCAGTTGTTGCGCCTTTATTTACTGCCCTCGATTAATGCTGAATCGTCCAGAACCGCTATTAATTAG
- the hemN gene encoding oxygen-independent coproporphyrinogen III oxidase gives MKHLSQTVEFDAALLNKYNQPLPRYTSYPPATELSTDFDRKAFITAIAVGNHKQTPLSLYCHIPFCETPCYFCGCNTIITQRKEVIQPYLGYLASQIRQVATLVDADRLVHQLHWGGGTPNYLDRSQVECLWNQLNRYFRFDDAAEISIEVNPSYIDREYILFLRQLGFNRISFGIQDFNPTVQEAINRVQPEAMLFDVMDWIREAGFESVNVDLIYGLPFQTQATFQETVQKTLQLNPDRIAVFNFAYVPWLKPVQKRMPESALPTAGEKLKILQSTIAQLTQNGYVFIGMDHFAKPNDELAIAQQAGQLHRNFQGYTTKPESDLLGFGMTSISMLQDVYTQNHKGLKDFYRAIDGNELPIEKGVILNQDDLIRRTVIMELMCQFQLSVQDLEEKYHLGFDLDFNDYFAQVLPQLDALEADGLIKRWGDGIEVTAIGRLLIRNIASVFDSYLIPHSSKRFSKSL, from the coding sequence ATGAAACACTTATCACAAACAGTTGAATTTGATGCTGCATTGTTGAATAAATACAACCAGCCTTTACCTCGCTATACCAGCTATCCACCCGCCACAGAATTAAGCACTGACTTCGATCGCAAAGCATTTATAACCGCGATCGCCGTCGGCAATCACAAACAAACTCCCTTATCGCTTTACTGCCACATCCCCTTTTGTGAAACGCCCTGTTATTTCTGCGGCTGCAATACCATCATTACCCAGCGCAAGGAGGTGATACAACCCTATTTAGGGTATCTCGCTAGCCAAATTCGCCAAGTTGCCACTTTGGTGGATGCCGATCGGCTGGTGCATCAGTTGCACTGGGGCGGCGGCACGCCCAACTATCTCGATCGCAGTCAGGTAGAGTGTCTGTGGAACCAGTTAAATCGATATTTTCGGTTCGATGACGCGGCAGAAATATCGATCGAAGTCAATCCTAGCTATATCGATCGCGAATATATTCTATTTCTGCGACAATTAGGCTTCAATCGGATTAGCTTTGGCATTCAAGACTTTAATCCCACCGTGCAGGAAGCAATCAATCGGGTGCAGCCCGAAGCGATGTTGTTTGATGTGATGGATTGGATTCGGGAAGCAGGGTTTGAAAGTGTCAATGTAGATTTGATTTACGGCTTACCTTTCCAGACACAAGCAACGTTCCAGGAAACGGTACAGAAGACCTTGCAATTAAATCCCGATCGCATTGCCGTCTTTAATTTTGCCTATGTTCCCTGGCTCAAACCGGTTCAGAAACGGATGCCGGAATCTGCTTTGCCGACTGCTGGCGAAAAGCTGAAAATTCTGCAAAGTACGATCGCCCAACTAACCCAAAATGGCTATGTGTTTATTGGCATGGATCACTTTGCCAAGCCTAACGATGAACTGGCGATCGCGCAACAAGCTGGGCAACTCCATCGTAATTTTCAGGGTTATACCACTAAGCCCGAATCGGATCTGTTGGGCTTTGGCATGACTTCCATCAGTATGTTGCAGGATGTGTATACCCAAAACCACAAGGGATTAAAAGACTTTTATCGGGCGATCGATGGGAACGAATTGCCGATCGAAAAAGGTGTTATACTTAATCAGGACGATCTGATTCGGCGCACAGTAATCATGGAATTAATGTGTCAATTCCAACTGTCGGTGCAAGATTTGGAAGAAAAATACCATCTCGGCTTCGATCTCGATTTTAATGACTATTTCGCCCAGGTTTTGCCACAACTTGATGCCTTAGAAGCCGATGGGTTAATCAAACGTTGGGGCGATGGCATTGAAGTAACAGCGATCGGGCGATTGCTAATTCGCAATATTGCCTCCGTGTTTGATAGCTATCTCATCCCCCACTCCAGCAAACGGTTTTCCAAGTCCCTATGA
- the hcp gene encoding hydroxylamine reductase has protein sequence MFCEQCEQTASGQGCHQFGACGKSPQVNAIQDLLIYYLRGLAPIALKAKELGIDTHAVDVFTCEAIFATMTNVNFSEKRFVEYLQEAIAHRANLKAQVQQATDNPPTWAEISNWEPNFDENLVEQGEQISLQFLSQSASDVDIFSLKLTVLYGVKGLASYTFHAYEVGQEDERVYRFIYEALTALDNQTLGLQEWVNLALEVGAINLRSMELLDAGHTTTYGHPIPTPVPLNPRQGKAILVSGHDIKQLEAILKQTAATGITVYTHGELLPAHGYPKLKQQYPHLYGHYGTAWQNQTKDFAKFPGAIVITTNCLMPTHSYYEDKLFSVGPVGYPGIINLSAIDSGTPDFTPVIEKALALPGFTEDAPAREVTVGFAHNTVLGVADKIIEAVKQRKIRHFFLVGGCDGAKPDRNYYTEFVEKVPDDCVVLTLACGKFRFFDRQMGDIDGLPRLMDVGQCNDAYSAIQIAVALANAFEVGVNDIPLSMILSWYEQKAVAVLLTLLHLGIKNIRLGPTLPAFISPNVFKLLSEQYNLQPITTPDADLAACLN, from the coding sequence ATGTTCTGCGAACAATGCGAACAAACAGCAAGCGGACAAGGATGCCATCAGTTTGGTGCTTGTGGGAAAAGTCCCCAGGTGAATGCTATCCAAGATCTGCTGATTTATTATCTGCGCGGGTTGGCTCCGATTGCCCTGAAAGCAAAGGAGTTAGGCATTGATACTCATGCAGTGGATGTCTTCACCTGCGAAGCGATATTTGCCACGATGACGAATGTCAACTTTTCCGAAAAGCGGTTTGTTGAGTATCTCCAGGAAGCGATCGCCCATCGCGCCAACCTCAAGGCTCAAGTACAGCAAGCAACAGACAATCCACCCACTTGGGCTGAAATTTCCAACTGGGAACCCAACTTTGACGAGAACCTCGTTGAGCAGGGTGAGCAGATTTCCCTCCAGTTCCTCAGTCAGTCTGCCTCGGATGTGGATATTTTCTCGCTCAAACTCACCGTACTATACGGCGTTAAGGGTCTTGCCTCCTACACCTTCCACGCCTACGAAGTTGGACAGGAAGACGAGCGGGTGTATCGTTTCATTTATGAAGCGCTGACCGCTCTCGATAACCAGACCTTGGGCTTGCAGGAGTGGGTGAATCTTGCTCTTGAGGTGGGAGCCATCAATCTGCGATCGATGGAACTGTTGGATGCCGGACATACCACTACCTACGGGCACCCAATTCCCACGCCTGTTCCCCTCAATCCACGGCAAGGGAAGGCGATTCTGGTTTCAGGACATGACATCAAACAACTCGAAGCCATACTGAAGCAAACCGCAGCCACTGGAATTACGGTTTACACCCACGGCGAACTTCTCCCCGCCCACGGTTATCCCAAACTCAAACAGCAGTACCCCCATCTCTACGGTCACTACGGCACCGCTTGGCAGAACCAAACTAAGGATTTTGCCAAGTTCCCCGGTGCGATCGTGATTACGACCAACTGCTTAATGCCAACTCATTCCTATTATGAAGATAAACTCTTTAGCGTTGGCCCAGTCGGCTATCCCGGCATTATTAACTTGAGTGCGATCGACAGTGGCACACCCGATTTTACTCCCGTTATTGAGAAAGCACTGGCACTTCCCGGCTTTACTGAAGATGCACCGGCCAGGGAAGTCACAGTTGGTTTTGCCCACAATACAGTCCTAGGGGTGGCAGATAAAATCATTGAGGCTGTGAAACAGCGTAAAATCCGCCATTTCTTCCTGGTGGGGGGCTGTGATGGAGCCAAACCCGATCGCAACTACTACACCGAGTTCGTCGAAAAAGTGCCTGATGATTGTGTCGTGCTCACCCTAGCTTGCGGCAAGTTTCGCTTCTTCGATCGACAAATGGGCGACATTGACGGACTACCCCGCCTGATGGATGTTGGTCAGTGCAACGATGCCTACTCCGCGATTCAGATTGCTGTAGCCCTAGCCAATGCCTTTGAGGTAGGTGTCAACGATATACCCCTGTCCATGATTCTGTCCTGGTATGAACAGAAGGCAGTAGCCGTCTTGCTAACTCTCTTGCATCTGGGGATTAAAAACATTCGCCTAGGGCCGACATTACCGGCGTTTATTTCTCCCAATGTATTCAAGCTTCTGTCGGAGCAATACAACTTGCAGCCCATTACCACCCCCGATGCCGATCTGGCAGCTTGTTTGAACTGA